The following proteins are encoded in a genomic region of Corylus avellana chromosome ca4, CavTom2PMs-1.0:
- the LOC132179960 gene encoding uncharacterized protein LOC132179960: MSWLWLRCRVNFTMNIRCCQRNFCAASSPLVPVPLPSPMETHLWYLVPNEVKSDTLLNQYLELLSPCERENVFRMSGDQLRKRALLARALVRTTISRYQTNCQIHPRSLKFRKNIFGKPEVDWQDVDDRHLPPLHFNISHSSSLIACGVTMNSPIGIDVEEKQRKLKNNILAFARRYFSPYEVELLTAISDPEFQRQELIKLWTLKEAYVKALGRGFSAAPFKTFTIRFRTAMEGGIHVSGHRDSEAFDTVIDSFDDPKNLANNWQFALLDLAGSHYAAICTEKDRTAGGKGTLPMKLTVWRTIPFVEDECVSGTDAVVAIAGLT, encoded by the exons ATGTCGTGGTTGTGGTTGAGGTGTAGAGTGAATTTCACCATGAATATACGTTGCTGCCAAAGGAACTTCTGTGCTGCTTCGTCCCCTCTGGTCCCAGTGCCACTTCCATCTCCAAT GGAAACACATTTATGGTATTTAGTACCTAATGAGGTGAAGAGTGACACACTTCTTAATCAATATTTGGAACTTCTATCCCCATGCGAgagagaaaatgttttccgaATGAGTGGAGATCAGCTCCGAAAAAGAGCCTTGCTGGCTCGTGCACTGGTTCGCACTACAATTTCAAGAT ATCAGACAAATTGTCAAATTCATCCAAGATCCTTGAAGTTTAGAAAGAATATCTTTGGGAAGCCTGAG GTAGACTGGCAAGATGTTGATGACAGGCACCTACCACCCTTGCATTTCAACATTTCACACTCTTCTTCCTTAATAGCTTGTGGAGTGACTATGAATTCACCA ATTGGTATTGATGTGGAAGAGAAGCAACGGAAGTTAAAGAACAATATCTTAGCATTTGCTCGAAGGTACTTTTCTCCTTACGAAGTGGAACTTTTAACTGCTATTTCAGATCCTGAATTTCAGCGTCAGGAGTTAATAAAATTATGGACTCTCAAG GAGGCATATGTGAAAGCATTGGGAAGGGGCTTCTCAGCTGCACCTTTTAAGACCTTTACGATTCGGTTTCGGACTGCTATGGAAGGGGGCATTCATGTTTCCGGGCATAGAGATTCTGAG GCATTTGATACAGTTATTGATTCTTTTGATGACCCCAAGAACCTCGCAAACAATTGGCAATTTGCACTCTTGGATTTGGCCGGTTCTCATTATGCTGCCATTTGCACCGAAAAGGATAGAACCGCTGGGG GCAAGGGGACCCTTCCAATGAAATTGACAGTGTGGAGAACCATTCCATTTGTTGAAGATGAATGTGTTTCTGGAACTGATGCTGTTGTAGCAATAGCTGGCTTGACTTAA